In one Cystobacter fuscus DSM 2262 genomic region, the following are encoded:
- a CDS encoding sigma 54-interacting transcriptional regulator: protein MSDTALSTQQDSPGGPVPRRCQLVVIDGPDAGRAVALGSEPVRVGTREGCALRLSDPRVSGEHLEVWAEETGFGVRDLGSRNGTRYEGSRLGEARVRVGATFKLGRSFVRIQARGQPWEVSPSQARRFGELVGESLAMRELFAVLEHVAPTDTTVLVQGETGTGKEGVARALHEASARRKGPFVAVDCGALPEGLVESELFGHVKGAFTGALAARAGAFARARGGTLFLDELAGISPAVQARLLRVLEERRVRPVGGDAEQAVDVRVVAASRVDLSLAVAEGTFRSDLYYRLAVVTLTLPALRQRREDLALLVAELLRRRGFEPGAVRGPGLELLSGHDWPGNVRELRNVLERSLVLSRGAGSFEQLRLSLQPQGTGAELTLRTDLPFAEAKQAVVESFERHYLRDVLARVGGNLSEAARQAGVDRKHLRALARRHGLLSEEPE from the coding sequence GTGTCCGACACCGCCCTCTCCACCCAGCAGGACAGCCCCGGTGGCCCCGTGCCGCGGCGCTGCCAGCTCGTCGTCATCGACGGGCCGGATGCCGGACGCGCGGTGGCGCTCGGGAGCGAGCCGGTGCGGGTGGGCACGCGCGAGGGGTGCGCGTTGCGGCTGAGCGATCCGCGCGTGTCGGGCGAGCACCTGGAGGTGTGGGCCGAGGAGACGGGCTTCGGGGTGAGGGACCTGGGCAGTCGCAACGGCACGCGCTACGAGGGCTCGCGGCTGGGCGAGGCGCGGGTGCGCGTGGGGGCGACCTTCAAGTTGGGGCGCAGCTTCGTGCGCATCCAGGCGCGAGGGCAGCCGTGGGAGGTGAGCCCCAGCCAGGCGCGGCGCTTCGGGGAGCTGGTGGGCGAGAGCCTGGCGATGCGCGAGCTGTTCGCGGTGCTCGAGCACGTGGCGCCCACGGACACGACGGTGCTGGTGCAGGGCGAGACGGGGACGGGCAAGGAGGGCGTGGCGCGGGCGCTCCACGAGGCGAGCGCGCGGCGCAAGGGGCCCTTCGTGGCGGTGGACTGTGGCGCGCTGCCGGAGGGGCTGGTGGAGAGCGAGCTGTTCGGCCACGTGAAGGGCGCCTTCACGGGCGCGCTGGCGGCGCGGGCGGGTGCCTTCGCGCGGGCGCGTGGGGGCACGCTCTTCCTGGACGAGCTGGCGGGCATCTCCCCAGCGGTGCAGGCGCGGCTGTTGCGCGTGCTGGAGGAGCGCCGGGTGCGCCCGGTGGGCGGGGACGCCGAGCAGGCCGTGGACGTTCGCGTGGTGGCGGCCTCGCGGGTGGACCTGTCGCTGGCGGTGGCCGAGGGCACGTTCCGCTCGGACCTCTACTACCGGCTGGCGGTGGTGACGCTGACCCTGCCCGCGCTGCGCCAGCGCCGCGAGGACCTGGCCCTGCTGGTGGCGGAGCTGCTGCGCCGCCGGGGCTTCGAGCCGGGCGCGGTGCGAGGCCCGGGCCTGGAACTGCTGTCCGGGCACGACTGGCCCGGCAACGTGCGGGAGCTGCGCAACGTGTTGGAGCGCTCGCTGGTGCTCTCGCGCGGGGCGGGGAGCTTCGAGCAGTTGCGGCTGTCGCTCCAGCCCCAGGGGACGGGGGCGGAGCTGACGTTGCGCACGGACCTGCCCTTCGCCGAGGCGAAGCAGGCGGTGGTGGAGTCCTTCGAGCGGCACTACCTGCGGGACGTGCTGGCGCGCGTGGGGGGCAACCTCTCGGAGGCGGCGCGACAGGCGGGAGTGGATCGCAAACACCTGCGCGCCCTGGCCCGCCGCCACGGCCTCTTGTCCGAGGAGCCCGAGTAG
- a CDS encoding serine/threonine-protein kinase: protein MGPYRLVRRLGAGGMAEVFLALAFGASGFEKRVVLKVLRPEHVGNATYERMFLEEGRLGARLSHRNLVGVHDLGFAEGVYYVRLDYVEGADLASLLGRSLPGEALALFVADELALGLAAVHGLEDEAGRPLGLVHRDVTPSNVLVSRLGEVKLADFGIAKATLLRDQTRAGVRKGTYAYMSPEQVRGRALGPASDLFSLGITLHELLTGRRPFDGDTPLETMERIREARVGPLSDVAEDVRPVLRACLARAPEDRVASAEALRRMLSPLRRARPEGGPSELARWVREGLGQGPTGGAPDETVLEET from the coding sequence TTGGGGCCCTACCGCCTCGTGCGCCGGCTGGGCGCGGGCGGCATGGCCGAGGTGTTCCTCGCCCTGGCCTTCGGCGCCAGCGGCTTCGAGAAGCGCGTGGTGCTCAAGGTGCTCCGCCCCGAGCACGTGGGCAACGCCACCTACGAGCGGATGTTCCTCGAGGAGGGCCGGCTGGGCGCGCGGCTGAGCCACCGCAACCTCGTGGGCGTGCACGACCTGGGCTTCGCCGAGGGCGTCTACTACGTGCGGCTGGACTACGTGGAGGGCGCGGACCTGGCGAGCCTCCTCGGGCGCTCGCTCCCCGGGGAGGCGCTGGCGCTCTTCGTGGCGGACGAGCTCGCCCTGGGGCTCGCCGCGGTGCACGGGCTGGAGGACGAGGCGGGCCGGCCGCTGGGGCTCGTGCACCGGGACGTGACGCCCTCCAACGTGCTGGTGTCCCGGCTGGGCGAGGTGAAGCTGGCGGACTTCGGCATCGCCAAGGCCACGCTGCTGCGCGACCAGACGCGCGCCGGGGTGCGCAAGGGCACCTACGCCTATATGTCCCCGGAGCAGGTGCGGGGCCGCGCGCTGGGGCCCGCGAGCGATCTCTTCTCGCTGGGCATCACCCTGCACGAGCTGCTCACCGGGCGCCGGCCCTTCGATGGGGACACGCCGCTGGAGACGATGGAGCGCATCCGCGAGGCCCGGGTGGGTCCGCTGTCGGACGTGGCCGAGGACGTGCGGCCAGTGCTCCGGGCGTGTCTGGCGCGTGCGCCCGAGGATCGGGTGGCCTCGGCCGAGGCGTTGCGGCGGATGCTCTCCCCGCTGCGGCGCGCGCGGCCCGAGGGGGGGCCTTCCGAGCTGGCCCGCTGGGTGCGCGAGGGCCTGGGGCAGGGGCCCACGGGCGGCGCTCCCGACGAGACGGTCCTG
- a CDS encoding phospholipase D-like domain-containing protein, whose translation MFEHGDDMNLTLLNTDETISKLVSLIKNARKQVLLVSPYVTLGREDRIGQAIRAALNNKVSVTLIFRLDDDFQALVRTYSEYLEELTARGLLIRVLPKLHAKLYWSESEVIISSLNLLSSSFLSSIEVGLWSQEPADVALVRKFIGQEIEPHLLSGEDIKKRAATNAGGDTHSTRSAKQTERSRAPVAMQGVCIRCATGIALNPEKPYCWNDFQKWAEYENADYEDRFCHGCGKEFPATMNKPLCRSCYRRVVG comes from the coding sequence ATGTTCGAACATGGTGATGATATGAACCTGACTCTACTGAATACAGACGAGACCATCAGCAAGCTCGTCTCGCTCATCAAGAACGCACGCAAACAGGTGTTGCTCGTTTCTCCCTACGTCACGTTGGGAAGAGAAGACCGGATCGGTCAAGCCATTCGTGCGGCGCTGAACAACAAGGTCTCCGTCACCCTGATCTTTCGGCTCGATGACGATTTCCAGGCCCTCGTCCGGACCTACAGTGAGTACCTTGAGGAACTCACCGCACGGGGCCTGCTCATCCGTGTTCTCCCAAAGCTCCATGCGAAGCTGTACTGGTCGGAGTCCGAGGTCATCATCTCCTCGCTGAACCTGCTCTCCTCCTCGTTCCTCTCCAGTATCGAGGTGGGGCTTTGGTCGCAGGAGCCCGCGGACGTGGCACTGGTGAGGAAGTTCATCGGCCAGGAGATCGAGCCACACCTCCTCTCTGGCGAAGACATCAAGAAGCGGGCGGCCACCAACGCTGGTGGAGACACCCATTCCACCAGGAGCGCCAAGCAGACGGAACGCTCTCGTGCTCCAGTTGCGATGCAAGGGGTGTGCATCCGGTGTGCCACCGGGATTGCACTCAACCCAGAAAAGCCATATTGCTGGAACGACTTCCAGAAGTGGGCTGAGTACGAGAACGCGGACTATGAAGATAGGTTCTGTCATGGCTGTGGCAAGGAGTTCCCCGCCACCATGAACAAGCCCCTGTGCCGGAGCTGCTATCGGAGGGTGGTCGGCTGA
- a CDS encoding PP2C family protein-serine/threonine phosphatase: MRIDSAGWTHVGRRAHNEDAWTSRADLGLFVVADGMGGYAGGEVASRCVVDTFSGLCERLVRDPEATWPHCRQPQLSQEEDLLLNCTRLAQRAVRSRRQGPLHQMGSTVVALALGTRGAAVAHVGDSRLYRLREGRLEVLTRDHSILEEMRQAGVKTASRADSPYGHLITRALGTDRAEPTVRRLDVQAGDVYLLCSDGLYEPLGPERLADRLGEGDTEGLAERLVEEAYALGGRDNITAVLVSVRE; encoded by the coding sequence ATGCGAATCGACAGCGCGGGATGGACGCACGTGGGCCGCCGCGCCCACAACGAGGATGCCTGGACGAGCCGGGCCGACCTGGGCCTGTTCGTCGTGGCCGATGGGATGGGCGGGTACGCGGGCGGCGAGGTGGCCAGCCGCTGCGTGGTGGACACCTTCTCGGGCCTGTGCGAGCGCCTCGTGCGGGATCCCGAGGCCACCTGGCCCCACTGCCGTCAGCCCCAGCTCAGCCAGGAGGAGGATCTGCTCCTCAACTGCACGCGGCTCGCCCAGCGCGCCGTGCGCTCCCGCCGCCAGGGGCCCCTGCACCAGATGGGCTCCACCGTGGTGGCGCTCGCCCTCGGGACCCGTGGCGCGGCCGTGGCGCACGTGGGAGACAGCCGCCTCTACCGGCTGCGCGAGGGTCGCCTGGAAGTCCTCACGCGTGACCACTCCATTCTCGAGGAGATGCGACAGGCGGGCGTCAAGACGGCCTCCCGCGCGGACAGCCCGTATGGCCACCTCATCACCCGCGCGCTGGGCACCGACAGAGCGGAGCCCACCGTGCGCCGGCTCGACGTCCAGGCGGGGGACGTGTACCTGCTGTGCTCGGATGGGCTCTATGAGCCGCTCGGGCCGGAGCGGCTGGCGGACCGCCTGGGTGAGGGCGACACGGAGGGACTCGCCGAGCGGCTGGTGGAGGAGGCCTACGCCCTGGGCGGCCGGGACAACATCACCGCGGTGCTCGTCTCCGTGCGGGAGTGA
- a CDS encoding acyl-CoA-binding protein: protein MSDLNTRFQEAQVQVKTLTKRPDNDTLLQLYSLFKQATEGEVKGSRPGMMDFTGRAKYDAWAKLKGIAPDTAKQRYVELVNRLLGK, encoded by the coding sequence ATGTCCGACCTGAATACCCGGTTCCAGGAAGCGCAAGTCCAGGTGAAGACGCTGACGAAGCGTCCCGACAACGACACCCTGCTCCAGCTCTACTCCCTCTTCAAGCAGGCCACGGAGGGCGAGGTGAAGGGGTCGCGTCCGGGCATGATGGACTTCACCGGCCGCGCTAAGTACGACGCCTGGGCCAAGCTCAAGGGCATCGCGCCCGACACGGCCAAGCAGCGCTATGTGGAGCTGGTGAATCGCCTGTTGGGGAAGTGA
- a CDS encoding GNAT family N-acetyltransferase, with the protein MHLPTLETKRLRIRPLRMEDLDDCHRLYVDIGWADQAVGEDENLKRRREWLEWTVRNYEQLARLYQPPYGERAVELEESGQFVGLVGLVPLLAPFGQLPSFGRVEGARFSAEVGLFWATAPAWQRRGYATEAARALVAHAFDHLKLGRILAGTQRDNTASLDVMRRLGMRIEENPFPEPPWFEVTGILEAASW; encoded by the coding sequence ATGCATCTGCCCACGTTGGAAACGAAGAGGCTGCGGATCCGCCCATTGCGGATGGAGGACCTGGACGACTGCCATCGGCTCTACGTCGACATCGGCTGGGCGGACCAGGCGGTGGGCGAGGACGAGAACCTGAAGCGGCGCCGCGAGTGGCTGGAGTGGACCGTGCGCAACTACGAGCAGCTCGCGCGGCTGTACCAACCCCCCTATGGAGAGCGCGCGGTCGAGCTCGAGGAGAGCGGCCAGTTCGTGGGACTGGTGGGCCTCGTGCCGTTGCTGGCCCCCTTCGGCCAGTTGCCCTCGTTTGGGAGAGTGGAAGGCGCGCGCTTCTCCGCGGAGGTCGGGCTGTTCTGGGCAACGGCACCAGCCTGGCAGCGGCGGGGATACGCCACGGAAGCGGCTCGCGCGCTGGTGGCCCATGCCTTCGACCACTTGAAGTTGGGCCGGATCCTGGCGGGGACCCAGCGGGACAACACCGCCTCGCTCGACGTGATGCGCCGGCTGGGGATGCGCATCGAGGAGAATCCGTTTCCCGAGCCCCCCTGGTTCGAGGTCACCGGCATCCTGGAAGCGGCTTCCTGGTAG